A part of Myxococcus landrumus genomic DNA contains:
- the sufT gene encoding putative Fe-S cluster assembly protein SufT codes for MRGVTAMLEREVPATIIPSGDKVMLPEGSELRVMQTLGGNITVQDPYGQLFRIDEKDGAALGEEYAPKEKAAGDPSEFHEEQVWEQLRTVYDPEIPVNIVELGLVYACKAEPLPEGGHKVEIQMTLTAPGCGMGPVLVEDVKTKVGSVPGVKEAQVELVWEPAWDQSRMTDVARLQLGWM; via the coding sequence ATGAGAGGCGTGACGGCGATGTTGGAGCGGGAGGTTCCCGCGACCATCATTCCCAGCGGAGACAAGGTGATGTTGCCCGAGGGCTCGGAGCTGCGGGTGATGCAGACCCTGGGCGGCAACATCACGGTGCAGGACCCCTACGGGCAGCTCTTCCGCATCGACGAGAAGGACGGCGCGGCGTTGGGCGAGGAGTACGCGCCCAAGGAGAAGGCCGCGGGCGACCCGAGCGAGTTCCACGAGGAGCAGGTCTGGGAGCAGCTCCGCACGGTGTATGACCCGGAGATTCCGGTGAACATCGTGGAGCTGGGCCTGGTGTACGCGTGCAAGGCGGAGCCGTTGCCGGAGGGCGGACACAAGGTTGAAATCCAGATGACGCTCACGGCGCCGGGCTGCGGCATGGGGCCGGTGCTCGTGGAGGATGTGAAGACGAAGGTGGGCTCGGTGCCGGGCGTGAAGGAAGCCCAGGTGGAGCTGGTGTGGGAGCCGGCGTGGGACCAGAGCCGGATGACGGACGTCGCGAGGCTCCAGCTCGGCTGGATGTGA
- the sufU gene encoding Fe-S cluster assembly sulfur transfer protein SufU, with protein MSSGSDDLKDLYQEVVLEHSKRPRNFRVVEGANREAAGHNPLCGDQLSVTMKVEGDVIRDIGFQGQGCAISRASASLMTGAVKDKSKAEAEALFELVHKLVTEGPESVDVEALGKMAVLSGVSEFPARVKCASLAWHTMRAALEGRDEAVSTE; from the coding sequence ATGAGCTCGGGCTCGGATGACTTGAAGGACCTCTACCAGGAGGTCGTGCTGGAGCACTCCAAGCGGCCGCGCAACTTCCGCGTGGTGGAGGGCGCCAACCGCGAGGCGGCGGGACACAACCCGCTGTGCGGAGACCAGCTCTCCGTGACGATGAAGGTGGAGGGCGACGTCATCCGCGACATCGGCTTCCAGGGCCAGGGCTGTGCGATTTCCCGCGCGTCCGCGTCGCTGATGACGGGGGCGGTGAAGGACAAGTCGAAGGCGGAGGCGGAAGCGCTCTTCGAGCTGGTGCACAAGCTGGTGACGGAAGGCCCGGAGTCGGTGGACGTGGAGGCGCTGGGCAAGATGGCGGTGCTGTCGGGGGTGAGTGAGTTCCCCGCGCGCGTGAAGTGCGCGAGCCTCGCGTGGCACACGATGCGCGCGGCGCTCGAGGGTCGGGATGAAGCGGTCTCCACGGAATAG
- a CDS encoding cysteine desulfurase, translating to MSAFDVQRVREDFPLLRQEVRGRPLVYLDSAATAQKPQAVIDAIVRFYEHDNANVHRGVHVLSERATEAYEGARETVREFINARDAREIVFVRGTTEAINLVAQTYGRKNVGPGDEVLITHMEHHANIVPWRMLCEQTGATLRVIPVDDRGELVLDAVDALLTEKTRILAVTHVSNALGTVNPVKELTRKAHAKGIPVLVDGAQSVTHFPVDVQDLGCDFYAFSGHKMFGPTGIGVLYGRLERLESMPPYQGGGDMILSVTMEKITYNRVPHRFEAGTPNLEGAVGLAAAIRYLRGLGMGAIAEHDRALMAYGTQVLESVPGLRLVGTAREKAGVLSFVLEDIHPHDVGTILDREGICIRTGHHCAQPVMQHFKVPATARASLALYNTREDVDALVRGLHKVREVFG from the coding sequence ATGAGTGCGTTCGACGTTCAGCGGGTCCGGGAGGACTTCCCGCTCTTGCGGCAGGAGGTGCGCGGCCGGCCGCTGGTGTACCTGGACAGCGCGGCCACGGCGCAGAAGCCGCAGGCGGTCATCGACGCCATCGTCCGCTTCTACGAGCACGACAACGCCAACGTGCACCGGGGCGTGCACGTCCTCTCCGAGCGCGCCACGGAGGCGTACGAGGGCGCACGCGAGACGGTGCGTGAGTTCATCAACGCCCGGGATGCTCGCGAGATTGTCTTCGTGCGTGGCACCACCGAGGCCATCAACCTGGTGGCGCAGACCTACGGCCGCAAGAACGTGGGCCCTGGCGACGAGGTGCTCATCACGCACATGGAGCACCACGCCAACATCGTCCCCTGGCGGATGCTGTGTGAGCAGACGGGCGCCACGCTGCGGGTGATTCCGGTGGATGACCGGGGCGAGCTGGTGCTGGACGCGGTGGACGCGCTGCTCACGGAGAAGACGCGCATCCTCGCGGTGACGCACGTGTCCAACGCGCTGGGCACGGTGAACCCGGTGAAGGAGCTGACGCGCAAGGCGCACGCGAAGGGCATCCCCGTGCTGGTGGACGGGGCGCAGTCGGTGACGCACTTCCCGGTGGATGTGCAGGACCTGGGCTGCGACTTCTACGCGTTCAGCGGCCACAAGATGTTCGGCCCCACGGGCATCGGCGTGCTGTACGGCCGCCTGGAGCGGCTGGAGTCGATGCCTCCGTACCAGGGTGGCGGCGACATGATTCTCTCCGTGACGATGGAGAAGATTACGTACAACCGCGTGCCGCACCGGTTCGAGGCGGGGACGCCCAACCTGGAGGGCGCGGTGGGCCTGGCCGCGGCCATCCGCTACCTGCGGGGCCTGGGGATGGGCGCCATCGCCGAGCATGACCGGGCGCTGATGGCCTATGGCACGCAGGTGCTGGAGTCGGTGCCGGGGCTGCGGCTGGTGGGCACCGCGCGGGAGAAGGCGGGCGTGTTGTCCTTCGTGTTGGAGGACATCCACCCGCACGACGTGGGGACGATTCTGGACCGCGAGGGCATCTGCATCCGCACGGGCCACCACTGCGCGCAGCCGGTGATGCAGCACTTCAAGGTGCCGGCCACGGCGCGGGCATCCCTGGCGCTCTACAACACGCGCGAGGACGTGGACGCGCTCGTGCGCGGGCTGCACAAGGTGAGGGAGGTGTTCGGATGA
- the sufD gene encoding Fe-S cluster assembly protein SufD, with protein MTSGLTRYVDVATRFQAREAAVPAWLARMRQEGLAHFARLGLPTTRDEAWKYTNVAPIADGAFAPVSSVRDAAELAAVVARLALPGPRLVFVDGRLAPELSSVEGLARGVSLKPLRDAWAEDGAWLAEELGQRALAAEHAFTALNAALLEDGAVLRLAPRALSETPVQLLFLSRGDAPVLASPRVLVVAGEGSEATLVETYASVTGGSGPTFTNAVTEVTLGDNASLKHYRLQSEGDSALHVGGLHVRQGRDSRFASHSFALGGALARTEVQVALMGEGADATLNGLYVGRGTQHLDQRTALDHAVPNCTSRELYKGVLDDRARGTFHGLVRVRQDAQHTDARQQNRNLLLSEHAQADTRPQLEIFADDVKCAHGAAVGRLDAQALFYLRSRGIPRAEAERLLTYAFARELVEAVPEGPVRASVEGLLAPRLPGAARTEVAA; from the coding sequence ATGACGTCGGGCCTGACGCGCTACGTGGACGTGGCCACGCGCTTCCAGGCGCGGGAGGCGGCGGTGCCCGCGTGGCTTGCACGCATGCGACAGGAGGGCCTGGCGCACTTCGCGCGGCTGGGGCTTCCCACGACGCGTGACGAGGCGTGGAAGTACACGAACGTCGCGCCCATCGCGGACGGGGCCTTCGCGCCCGTGTCCTCGGTGCGCGATGCGGCGGAGCTGGCGGCGGTGGTGGCTCGACTGGCGCTGCCGGGGCCTCGGCTGGTGTTCGTGGATGGGCGGCTCGCGCCCGAGCTGTCGTCGGTGGAGGGGCTTGCTCGCGGGGTGTCGTTGAAGCCGCTGCGGGACGCGTGGGCGGAGGATGGGGCGTGGCTCGCGGAGGAGCTCGGTCAGCGGGCGCTCGCGGCGGAGCATGCGTTCACCGCGCTCAATGCGGCGCTGCTCGAGGATGGGGCGGTGCTGCGCCTGGCGCCGCGCGCGCTGAGCGAGACGCCAGTGCAGCTCCTGTTCCTCTCGCGCGGCGATGCGCCGGTGTTGGCGAGTCCGCGCGTCCTGGTGGTGGCGGGCGAGGGCAGCGAGGCGACGCTGGTGGAGACGTATGCCAGCGTGACGGGAGGCTCGGGGCCCACCTTCACCAACGCGGTGACGGAGGTGACGCTGGGCGACAACGCCAGCCTCAAGCACTACCGGCTCCAGTCGGAGGGTGACTCGGCGCTGCACGTGGGCGGGCTGCATGTGAGGCAGGGGCGCGACAGCCGCTTTGCCTCGCACTCGTTCGCGCTGGGTGGAGCGCTGGCTCGCACCGAGGTCCAGGTCGCGCTGATGGGCGAGGGCGCGGATGCCACGCTCAACGGCTTGTACGTGGGGCGCGGCACGCAGCACCTGGACCAGCGGACGGCGCTGGACCACGCGGTGCCCAACTGCACCAGCCGCGAGCTCTACAAGGGCGTGCTCGATGACCGGGCGCGCGGCACGTTCCACGGGCTCGTGCGCGTGCGGCAGGACGCGCAGCACACGGACGCGCGGCAGCAGAACCGGAACCTCCTGTTGTCGGAGCACGCGCAGGCGGACACCCGGCCGCAGCTCGAAATCTTCGCGGATGACGTGAAGTGCGCTCACGGCGCGGCGGTGGGGCGGCTGGATGCGCAGGCGCTGTTCTACCTGCGCTCGCGCGGCATTCCCCGGGCGGAGGCGGAGCGGCTGCTCACGTATGCCTTCGCGCGGGAGCTGGTGGAGGCGGTGCCGGAGGGGCCCGTGCGCGCGAGCGTGGAGGGACTGTTGGCCCCGAGGCTCCCGGGCGCGGCCCGGACGGAGGTGGCGGCATGA
- the sufC gene encoding Fe-S cluster assembly ATPase SufC, producing MALLSVRNLHARVGDKDILKGINLEVGAGEVHAIMGPNGSGKSTLASVLAGRDAYTVTQGEVLLDGKPILELAPEARAAEGVFLAFQYPVEIPGVGNLHFLRTALNAQRRVKGLEELDAMDFLQLAKEKSKLVQLDQAFMNRSVNEGFSGGEKKRNEVFQMAVLEPRLAILDETDSGLDIDALRTVAGGVNGLRSPQRAMVVITHYQRLLDYIVPDHVHVMAAGRIVRSGGRELALELEEKGYGWLGLDGARR from the coding sequence ATGGCTTTGCTGTCCGTTCGGAATCTGCACGCCCGCGTGGGCGACAAGGACATCCTCAAGGGCATCAACCTGGAGGTGGGCGCCGGAGAGGTGCACGCCATCATGGGGCCCAATGGCTCGGGGAAGAGCACGCTGGCCAGCGTGCTCGCCGGCCGTGACGCATACACGGTGACGCAGGGCGAGGTGCTGCTCGACGGCAAGCCGATCCTGGAGCTGGCGCCGGAGGCTCGCGCGGCGGAAGGCGTGTTCCTGGCCTTCCAGTACCCGGTGGAGATTCCCGGCGTGGGCAACCTGCACTTCCTGCGCACGGCGCTCAACGCGCAGCGCCGGGTGAAGGGCTTGGAGGAGCTGGACGCGATGGACTTCCTCCAGCTCGCCAAGGAGAAGTCGAAGCTGGTGCAGTTGGACCAGGCCTTCATGAACCGCTCGGTCAACGAGGGCTTCTCCGGCGGCGAGAAGAAGCGCAACGAGGTGTTCCAGATGGCGGTGCTGGAGCCGCGCCTGGCCATCCTCGACGAGACGGACTCCGGTCTGGACATCGACGCGCTGCGCACGGTGGCGGGTGGGGTGAACGGGCTGCGCTCGCCCCAGCGCGCCATGGTGGTGATTACGCACTACCAGCGGCTCCTGGACTACATCGTGCCGGACCACGTGCATGTGATGGCGGCGGGGCGAATCGTTCGCTCGGGTGGGCGGGAGCTGGCGCTGGAGCTGGAGGAGAAGGGCTACGGCTGGCTGGGGCTGGATGGAGCTCGGCGATGA
- the sufB gene encoding Fe-S cluster assembly protein SufB, with amino-acid sequence MTTETLQELTRRPYAAGFVSAVEADTFPPGLDEDVIRALSEKKGEPAFLLEWRLKSFRHWQTLREPTWQAVKYNPIDYQGISYYSAPRFKPKKDSLDEVDPEILRTYEKLGIPLEEQKRLQNVAVDAVFDSVSVATTFKDKLAKAGVIFCSFSEAVREHPELVKKYLGSVVPHSDNFFAALNSAVFSDGSFVYIPKGVRCPMELSTYFRINAAETGQFERTLIVADEGSYVSYLEGCTAPQRDTNQLHAAVVELVALDGATIKYSTVQNWYPGDAQGKGGIYNFVTKRGIAHKGAKISWTQVETGSAITWKYPSVILKGDDSVGEFYSVALTNNLQQADTGTKMVHLGKNTRSTIVSKGISAGRGQNTYRGLVKVLKSAENARNYTQCDSLLLGDKCGAHTVPYIEVKNASAQVEHEASTSKIGEDQLFYCRQRGISQEDAVSMIVNGFCRQVFKELPMEFAVEAQKLLGVSLEGSVG; translated from the coding sequence ATGACCACCGAAACCCTTCAGGAGCTGACGCGGCGTCCGTACGCCGCCGGCTTCGTCTCCGCCGTGGAGGCGGACACCTTCCCGCCGGGGCTCGACGAGGACGTCATCCGCGCGCTGTCCGAGAAGAAGGGCGAGCCCGCCTTCCTCCTCGAGTGGCGCCTGAAGTCCTTCCGCCACTGGCAGACGCTGCGTGAGCCCACGTGGCAGGCGGTGAAGTACAACCCCATCGACTACCAGGGCATCAGCTACTACTCGGCGCCGCGCTTCAAGCCGAAGAAGGACAGCCTGGACGAGGTGGACCCGGAGATTCTCCGCACCTACGAGAAGCTGGGCATTCCGCTCGAGGAGCAGAAGCGCCTGCAGAACGTCGCGGTGGACGCCGTGTTCGACTCGGTGTCCGTGGCCACGACGTTCAAGGACAAGCTGGCCAAGGCGGGCGTCATCTTCTGCTCCTTCTCCGAGGCGGTGCGCGAGCACCCGGAGCTGGTGAAGAAGTACCTGGGCTCGGTGGTGCCGCACTCGGACAACTTCTTCGCGGCGCTCAACTCGGCGGTGTTCAGCGACGGCTCGTTCGTCTACATCCCCAAGGGCGTGCGCTGCCCCATGGAGCTGTCCACGTACTTCCGCATCAACGCCGCGGAGACGGGCCAGTTCGAGCGCACCCTCATCGTCGCGGACGAGGGCTCCTACGTGAGCTACCTGGAGGGCTGCACCGCCCCGCAGCGCGACACGAACCAGTTGCACGCGGCGGTGGTGGAGCTGGTGGCGCTGGACGGGGCCACCATCAAGTACTCCACGGTGCAGAACTGGTACCCCGGCGACGCGCAGGGCAAGGGCGGCATCTACAACTTCGTCACCAAGCGCGGCATCGCGCACAAGGGCGCGAAGATTTCGTGGACGCAGGTGGAGACGGGCTCGGCGATTACGTGGAAGTACCCGAGCGTCATCCTCAAGGGGGATGACTCGGTGGGCGAGTTCTACTCGGTGGCGCTCACCAACAACCTCCAGCAGGCGGACACGGGCACGAAGATGGTGCACCTGGGGAAGAACACCCGCAGCACCATCGTGTCGAAGGGCATCTCCGCGGGGCGTGGGCAGAACACGTACCGGGGGCTGGTGAAGGTGCTCAAGAGCGCGGAGAACGCGCGCAACTACACGCAATGCGACTCGTTGCTCCTCGGTGACAAGTGTGGCGCCCACACGGTGCCGTACATCGAGGTGAAGAACGCGTCCGCGCAGGTGGAGCACGAGGCATCCACGTCGAAGATTGGCGAGGACCAGCTCTTCTACTGCCGGCAGCGCGGCATCTCGCAGGAGGACGCGGTGTCGATGATTGTGAATGGCTTCTGTCGGCAGGTCTTCAAGGAGCTGCCCATGGAGTTCGCGGTGGAAGCGCAGAAGCTGCTTGGAGTGAGTCTGGAAGGGAGCGTGGGGTAG
- a CDS encoding SUF system Fe-S cluster assembly regulator: MLRMSKMTDYGIVLMTELARAEGGTRTTRELAARTRVPLPSASKVLKGLLQAGLVVSHRGANGGYGLARPPASLSLAELVASLEGPVSLTECGEHTSGGAPCELESVCQVRGHWRLINQAIQEALGRLTLADLIAPVPRMPERLVGLGVPARSPVSTATPSASSSSSGARS; this comes from the coding sequence ATGCTTCGGATGAGCAAGATGACCGACTACGGCATCGTGCTGATGACCGAGCTGGCTCGCGCGGAGGGGGGCACCCGCACCACCCGCGAGCTGGCGGCGCGCACGCGAGTGCCCCTGCCCTCGGCCAGCAAGGTTCTCAAGGGGCTGTTGCAGGCCGGGTTGGTGGTGTCCCACCGGGGCGCCAATGGTGGCTACGGGCTGGCGCGCCCGCCTGCGTCGCTGTCGCTGGCGGAGCTGGTGGCCTCGCTGGAGGGGCCCGTGTCGCTCACCGAATGTGGCGAGCACACCTCCGGCGGCGCGCCCTGTGAGCTGGAGTCCGTGTGCCAGGTGCGCGGCCACTGGCGGCTCATCAACCAGGCCATTCAAGAAGCGCTGGGGCGCCTGACGTTGGCGGACCTCATCGCGCCGGTGCCTCGCATGCCGGAGCGGCTGGTGGGACTCGGGGTCCCCGCGCGTTCCCCTGTAAGCACCGCCACCCCTTCGGCGTCTTCATCGTCATCAGGAGCTCGCTCATGA
- a CDS encoding ABC transporter substrate-binding protein produces MRPLMLLATLALALAGCEKKSAAPNPTEQSPAGQAAQAAGNKEGTAGPSAQGAQPGAVAPTDSDTILIGEVGSLTGSEATFGISARNGIELAINEANAAGGVKGKKLALRVYDSQGRPEEGAQAATRLISQDKVVAILGEAASSVSMAMAEKAQAGKVPMITPTSTSAEVTKKGDYIFRVCFIDEFQGLVMAKFARENLKLSRVAVLTDNKSAFSMGLADVFTAKFKEFGGEVLRTESYSKGDTDFRAQLTAIKQVKPEAMFVPGYYTDVGIIARQAREVGLKVPLLGGDGWDSDKLFELGGSALEGSYFSNHYSPGNPDPVLQSFLAKYKQQYGGVPDSVAALAYDAGRVLVEALKRAPDTSGPALRDAIAATKDFPGVAGRITLDANRDAVKEAVVLKVAGGKAEFVTTVQP; encoded by the coding sequence ATGCGTCCACTGATGCTCCTCGCCACGCTGGCCCTGGCCCTGGCGGGCTGCGAGAAGAAGTCCGCCGCGCCCAACCCCACCGAGCAGTCCCCCGCAGGGCAGGCCGCCCAGGCCGCGGGCAACAAGGAAGGCACGGCGGGCCCGTCGGCCCAGGGTGCCCAGCCCGGGGCCGTGGCGCCCACGGACTCGGACACGATTCTCATCGGAGAGGTGGGCAGCCTCACGGGCAGCGAGGCCACGTTCGGCATCTCCGCGCGCAACGGCATCGAGCTGGCGATCAACGAGGCCAACGCGGCCGGGGGCGTGAAGGGCAAGAAGCTGGCGCTGCGCGTCTACGACAGCCAGGGCCGTCCCGAGGAAGGTGCCCAGGCGGCGACGCGGCTCATCAGCCAGGACAAGGTGGTGGCCATCCTGGGTGAGGCGGCCTCGTCGGTGTCCATGGCGATGGCGGAGAAGGCGCAGGCGGGCAAGGTGCCCATGATTACGCCCACCTCGACGAGCGCCGAGGTGACGAAGAAGGGCGACTACATCTTCCGCGTGTGCTTCATCGACGAGTTCCAGGGCCTGGTGATGGCGAAGTTCGCGCGGGAGAACCTGAAGCTGTCGCGGGTCGCAGTGCTGACGGACAACAAGAGCGCCTTCTCGATGGGCCTGGCGGATGTGTTCACCGCGAAGTTCAAGGAGTTCGGCGGAGAGGTCTTGAGGACGGAGAGCTACTCCAAGGGCGACACGGACTTCCGCGCGCAGCTCACGGCCATCAAGCAGGTGAAGCCGGAGGCGATGTTCGTCCCGGGCTACTACACGGACGTGGGCATCATCGCGCGGCAGGCGCGTGAGGTGGGCTTGAAGGTGCCGCTGCTCGGCGGGGACGGCTGGGACTCCGACAAGCTGTTCGAGCTGGGAGGCTCCGCGCTGGAGGGCAGCTACTTCTCCAACCACTACTCACCGGGGAACCCGGACCCGGTGCTCCAGTCGTTCCTGGCGAAGTACAAGCAGCAGTACGGGGGCGTGCCGGACAGCGTGGCGGCGCTGGCGTACGACGCGGGACGCGTGCTGGTGGAGGCGCTCAAGCGCGCCCCGGACACGAGCGGCCCGGCGCTGCGCGACGCCATCGCGGCGACCAAGGACTTCCCGGGCGTGGCCGGGCGAATCACGCTGGATGCGAACCGGGACGCGGTGAAGGAGGCCGTCGTCCTCAAGGTCGCGGGTGGCAAGGCGGAGTTCGTCACCACCGTGCAGCCGTAG